A window of the Eremothecium cymbalariae DBVPG#7215 chromosome 5, complete sequence genome harbors these coding sequences:
- the GDS1 gene encoding Gds1p (similar to Ashbya gossypii ADR386W), protein MALTDSKLVNIPIVESEVIQNSKSPIFHAGYMAETEENEMVNGSDSSNSPPGSSIDDESDSQSPNSAADSGSPSTKKKSMSSGSLTSSSSSGAISKMVPVTGERPRPENTEPPLDDEVLHAVFLILWEQDSQQQGMTVKQICDLLVEIHPDITKLSTKLSNLVSAKLNAYVKKVEKGEKALKYALSREWSDASPRRMVYVYRGILAPEYQQLAKAASARQKAKQQQSNPSAKQKKMTPSSLSSQQQQSQQSSQLQRPQQNLDFNSTLVDAKNVGTFARTLGVNNNGFSNGIYGNSELNIPYATSPVSLGLATKQPIVSPNNCTVSQNPNMKRMKPIAPDDTSRSMPFKKAKTNNWPKGITSGAKTNSTQSNVLPADSSKAYITAAAAAPRLSKIATPKGMVSATSTISASSSSFIPPTFPSFSTPSSSNVSAATVITAIHRAVITQTPITVKLNMSQKSQNQNIWIKTIRDGFLAEEIDSPESVTVDQLDEMFD, encoded by the coding sequence ATGGCTTTGACAGACTCTAAACTAGTGAATATACCGATTGTGGAGAGTGAGGTTATTCAGAATTCAAAGTCTCCAATATTCCATGCCGGTTATATGGCAGAAACAGAAGAGAATGAGATGGTAAATGGCAGTGACTCTAGTAACAGCCCTCCAGgttcttcaattgatgatgaatcAGACTCGCAATCACCAAACTCAGCTGCGGACTCAGGTTCCCCCTCCACTAAGAAAAAGAGCATGTCATCCGGATCTTTGACATCCAGCTCCTCTTCAGGTGCTATTTCTAAGATGGTCCCTGTTACTGGTGAGAGACCAAGACCTGAGAATACCGAGCCACCGCTGGATGATGAGGTCTTGCACGCTGTATTTCTCATCTTATGGGAGCAAGATTCTCAACAGCAGGGAATGACTGTGAAGCAGATTTGCGATCTTTTAGTTGAGATACATCCTGATATAACGAAGCTTTCTACAAAACTGTCCAATCTAGTGTCGGCAAAGCTTAACGCTTACGTAAagaaagttgaaaaaggcGAAAAAGCATTAAAATATGCCTTATCTAGGGAATGGTCAGACGCTTCTCCCAGGAGAATGGTGTATGTCTATAGAGGTATCCTAGCTCCAGAATACCAACAGCTTGCAAAGGCTGCCTCAGCGCGACAGAAGGCCAAACAACAGCAGTCTAATCCAAGTGCAAAGCAAAAAAAAATGACACCATCTAGTTTATCTtcacagcaacagcagtcCCAACAGTCAAGCCAACTACAGCGGCCTCAGCAAAATCTAGATTTTAATTCCACATTAGTTGATGCTAAAAATGTGGGCACGTTCGCGCGTACTTTGGGTGTTAATAACAACGGGTTTTCGAATGGAATATATGGTAATTCTGAACTAAATATTCCATATGCAACATCTCCAGTGTCTTTAGGATTAGCTACCAAGCAGCCTATAGTGTCACCTAACAATTGCACTGTTTCTCAAAATCCGAACATGAAAAGGATGAAGCCCATAGCTCCTGATGATACTTCAAGATCTATGCCGTTTAAAAAGGCTAAAACTAACAATTGGCCTAAAGGAATTACTTCTGGAGCAAAAACCAATAGTACACAATCTAACGTATTGCCTGCagattcttcaaaagccTATAttacagcagcagcagcagcacctAGACTATCTAAAATAGCGACACCTAAAGGCATGGTAAGTGCTACAAGTACAATCAGTGCATCATCCTCTAGCTTTATACCCCCCACTTTTCCTTCATTTTCGACACCATCCTCATCCAATGTAAGCGCAGCAACTGTTATTACTGCCATTCATAGAGCTGTTATTACGCAGACGCCAATCACAGTGAAATTAAACATGAGTCAGAAGtctcaaaaccaaaatatttggattaAAACAATCAGAGATGGCTTTCTCGCTGAAGAAATAGATTCTCCAGAATCTGTCACTGTTGATCAATTAGATGAAATGTTCGATTGA